The Hyphomicrobiales bacterium nucleotide sequence GGCAGTCAGCTTGCCGCGCTCATGTTGTCTGGCAATGCGTTTTTCGCCACCACCTAACAGTGCAGTCTCGCGACGTTCTTCCAATTCGCTCAAAATATCACGCATTAAAATGCCCTCCCCGAACACAACAGACTATCCTGACTAAAGGCGTGACGCCATAATCACAATAGACCATTGTCGTAGATGGCATTGCAAAATGATTTTGCGCAAAATCGATTTATTACGGGGTTATTTGCGATCTGCGTAAGGATTATCGCCTTCACGCAAGATCAGCCGCAAAGGAATACCGGGCAATTTAAAATCTTCGCGGATAGCATTCAGCAAATAACGCTTATAGGATTCTGGAAAGGCATCCGCACGAGTACAAAAAATCACAAAGGTCGGCGGTCGCGATTTGGCTTGTGTTATATACCGAAGCTTCAAGCGCCTGCCAGCAACCGCAGGCGGTGGGTGATATTGGGTAATATCATCAAACCAACGATTCAGCTGTGACGTAGAAAGGCGAGTATTCCAAACATCATAGGTTGCGACCACGGCTTTCAAGAGTTTTTCCAGATTATGACCTGTGATACCGGATATAGGGATCATCGACACACCGCGCACCTGTGGCAAAAGCCGCTCACATTTCTCGCGCAGCATTTCCATTGTTTCCTGCCGGTCTTCAATCAGGTCCCATTTATTCAAGGCAATCACCAGCGAGCGTCCTTCCCGCACCACAAGATCGGCAAGCTGCAAATCCTGCTTTTCAAAAGGAATGGTCGCATCAAAGGTAACAACCACCACCTCGGCAAAGCGAATAGCGCGCAAACCATCTGCGACTGAGAGTTTTTCAAGCTTCTCATTCACCTTGGCTTTTTTACGAATGCCGGCTGTATCAAAAAGCTTAATGCGCCGGTCGTTCCATTCCCAGTCGATCGAAATGGAATCGCGCGTAATGCCCGCTTCCGGACCGGTTAAAAGGCGCTCTTTGCCCAAAAGTGTGTTGATGAGGGTTGATTTACCAGCATTAGGTCGCCCGATGACGGCAATTTTAAGTGGCTTATTTGGATCATCGAAGTCTTCTTCTTCATCGACCACAAGCTGCGCTGCATCAGAAAAAGGCTGTAACGCATCATAGAGTGAACCAAGACCTTCTCCGTGTTCTGCCGAAATAGCAACAGGGTCACCATAGCCGAGAGAAAAGGCTTCATAAGCCCCAAGCTCTGCGCGGCCTTCTGATTTATTGGCAAGAATGATAACGGGCTTTGACGAGCGACGCAGAAGTTGCGCAAAATGTTCATCCACCGGTGTCACACCTGCGCGCACATCAATCATAAACAAACACACATCCGCCTCTTCAATCGCGGCCTCAGTCTGCAGCCTCATACGGGCTTCAAGGCTATCCTCAGCCGCATCTTCAAGTCCGGCTGTATCAATGATGGTGAAAACTAAATCGCCAAGAGTTCCCTCACCCTCGCGCCGATCACGGGTAACACCAGGCGTGTCATCCACAAGCGCAAGTTTTCGCCCAACTAGACGATTGAAAAGGGTAGATTTACCCACATTGGGTCTACCGACAATCGCAATACTGAATGACATTGTTAAATCCTGAATAGCGACGCAAAATGCGTCCGCTTAACCTGCAGCTTGAATCTTACCACCTGCGCCGACAACCAATTCTTCAAGCAATTGCACACGCTGGCGCAAGCCTTGTGGAATATCAACCGCACGCTTCAACTCATATACCCATTTGGCTGCCTCATCCACACGCCCACCTTTCCATGCAGAAAGTGCCAAAGCTTCACGGGCCAAATGGCGCCACGGATTGTCATCACCAAGCAATGTTTCTGTGCGCTTTTTGACATCATCATAAGATCCAATATCAACAGTCGCAATGGCTGCTTGCAACCGCGCATAATCACGCAATTCTTCTGGTATTGAACCCTCATCAGCCAGAGCATCGAACGCCTTGATGGCAGTCGGCTTGTCACCGCCCCCCAAAACAGCTGCGGCCGCCTTAAACCTAGCCAAAATAGGATAACCACCAAAGCCATCCGCTTCTAGCTCTGACAAAAGCTTCTGACCACCATCGCGATCACCATCTTCTATCAATTGCAGGGCTTGAAGATATTTATCGCCGGATATCCCAGCTTGGCTATCAACCCAGTAAATATAATAGCGATATGCCGCTGTAGCCAAAACGACCAGCACAATACCGCCAATAAACAACTTGCCATAATTCTTCCAGATGTTGTGCATCCGGTCGTTGCGCAGTTCTTCGTCCACTTCACGAAAAAAATCACTCATTGCTTCACCTAGTCGGTCTGTTATCTAAAATGCTGCGCGACACTATTCATTGTGCACTCAAAAAGCAAACGCAGCTTCTATTTTATGAGCCTTTATTGCTCTTGTCTTGTTTCATCGCATATGTGTGCTCTTCGGCAGGAAAACTTTCATCCCGCACAGCATCCGCGAAAGAAGACACGCTTTCCTCAATATGCTCGCGCAATGAGCCGAATTTCTTCACAAATTTAGGCACCCAGTCAGAAAGACCCAGCATATCCTCAAGCACCAGTATCTGGCCATCACAATCAGATGATGCCCCAATGCCTATTGTAGGAATATCAACCGCGTTTGTCATCCGTTTTGCAAGCGGCGCCGCAACTCCTTCAACCACAACTGAAAAAGCACCTGCATCCGCGACAGCTTTCGCATCGGCCTCAAGCAGCGCCCATTCATCTTCCTCACGGCCCTGCACCTTAAAACCGCCCATTGTATTGAAACTTTGAGGGGTTAAGCCCACATGCGCCATGACCGGAATACCGCGATCGACCAGAAAGCGGATGGTATCAGCCATCAATGCCCCGCCCTCAAGCTTAATGGCTCCGCATCCAGTCTCTTTCATGATACGTGCCGCATTTCGAAAGGCAACTTGAGGGCTTTCTTCATAAGAGCCAAACGGCATATCAACCACAATCAATGCATGTTTTGAGCCGCGCATCACCGCGTGACCCTGCAGGATCATCATATCCACGGTCACAGGAATGGTTGTCTCCAGCCCATGCATCACCATACCAAGCGAATCCCCAACCAGAATAAAATCAACATGAGGATCGATAATCGTCGCAGTGTGGGCATGATAAGCAGTCAAAGAGACAATCTTCTTATTGCCTTTCATCTTTGAGATATCAATTGCAGCGCGACGGCGGATTTGGGTTTGAGTAGACATGTGCGTTTCCTAGGTGTCACAATGATTAAGTCACCCTTTTAAAGGGCGAGACATAAATAAGGAACCAATAAAATGGCTGCCGACTTGAAAACAGCACGCAAGCAGCTTGAACAAAAGCAGAAAGAGCTGATGGATTTACAAAAAATCTCCGAGCAAGATAGCAAACCGATTGAGCTCGATCAGCAGTCTGTTGGACGCCTTTCTCGCATGGACGC carries:
- a CDS encoding tetratricopeptide repeat protein, coding for MSDFFREVDEELRNDRMHNIWKNYGKLFIGGIVLVVLATAAYRYYIYWVDSQAGISGDKYLQALQLIEDGDRDGGQKLLSELEADGFGGYPILARFKAAAAVLGGGDKPTAIKAFDALADEGSIPEELRDYARLQAAIATVDIGSYDDVKKRTETLLGDDNPWRHLAREALALSAWKGGRVDEAAKWVYELKRAVDIPQGLRQRVQLLEELVVGAGGKIQAAG
- the panB gene encoding 3-methyl-2-oxobutanoate hydroxymethyltransferase, with translation MSTQTQIRRRAAIDISKMKGNKKIVSLTAYHAHTATIIDPHVDFILVGDSLGMVMHGLETTIPVTVDMMILQGHAVMRGSKHALIVVDMPFGSYEESPQVAFRNAARIMKETGCGAIKLEGGALMADTIRFLVDRGIPVMAHVGLTPQSFNTMGGFKVQGREEDEWALLEADAKAVADAGAFSVVVEGVAAPLAKRMTNAVDIPTIGIGASSDCDGQILVLEDMLGLSDWVPKFVKKFGSLREHIEESVSSFADAVRDESFPAEEHTYAMKQDKSNKGS
- the der gene encoding ribosome biogenesis GTPase Der, whose translation is MSFSIAIVGRPNVGKSTLFNRLVGRKLALVDDTPGVTRDRREGEGTLGDLVFTIIDTAGLEDAAEDSLEARMRLQTEAAIEEADVCLFMIDVRAGVTPVDEHFAQLLRRSSKPVIILANKSEGRAELGAYEAFSLGYGDPVAISAEHGEGLGSLYDALQPFSDAAQLVVDEEEDFDDPNKPLKIAVIGRPNAGKSTLINTLLGKERLLTGPEAGITRDSISIDWEWNDRRIKLFDTAGIRKKAKVNEKLEKLSVADGLRAIRFAEVVVVTFDATIPFEKQDLQLADLVVREGRSLVIALNKWDLIEDRQETMEMLREKCERLLPQVRGVSMIPISGITGHNLEKLLKAVVATYDVWNTRLSTSQLNRWFDDITQYHPPPAVAGRRLKLRYITQAKSRPPTFVIFCTRADAFPESYKRYLLNAIREDFKLPGIPLRLILREGDNPYADRK